The following DNA comes from Rhinolophus sinicus isolate RSC01 linkage group LG06, ASM3656204v1, whole genome shotgun sequence.
gacagagccccagaaagtagtttacagcctctcggcctcatgtggaagggtgctggctcgggtggtggatggccggcggctgtggctgattggccgtcggctgtggctggttagccgattggccgctggtataactgctgcggctacggaggagagccaaggattgccgaggagcctagcagagccgaggagagcggaagagagtagaggaacagagtcgaggagagtggaggagagtcatcgtcggtcggttggcggaaaggcggacggcaggtcgcgcgtccggtgggcccagcctccagtgagaccatagtggtatgactcccctacctatggctccgtgggtgttcctttttggcctcaccatgtcctgcgctcttgtgtggggagtgggagcagagaccccgcaggccgccccgcccgaaaaatggcgcagcgagtaGGGTCTCCTGCAGGACATTAGGGATCCAAAAGGTGCTGGGAACCTCAAGGTAGTGAGTCTCGTGCCAACACTGATGCTATCCCAGCTGGAAAGTCCCCTGCCTCAGGCTCCAGAGGCCTGACAACCAGCTCCAACTGTGGGGGGCGGGAGCTAGCCCATCCCAGAAAGTGAAGAAGTTCCCATTCACAGCCACTCTGCAACACACTGTCTCCAGGAACAGTGGGAACATCCCCCAACCCCATGAAGACCAGCCCAGCACCACCCCACATTTCACTCCAACCTCCTCATACCCAACCTAGCCCAGCTAGTTCCAAACTGAGCTGAGAAAACCTGGAGTTCCCAGTAGAAGGAGCCTCCATTCAGCTTGTTTCACAGCACAAGATGTCAGCCCCTATTGCACATTTCCCTAAATGGAACTCATCTCCTTTCAGGGCTCATCACATGGACCACTTCTCCCATTCTTGGGTTTTCATTTTACCTCCTGAAGCCACTTGGAACAATGCTAATCTGAAACCACAGCCCTCAGATTAAGACAGACCTGGCTGAGATTCCAGTTCTGTTACTCCCTAGCTGAATGATCTTAATCACATTATTTACtatccctgagcctcagttccttcatctataaaatgggagcaaCGATTTATATATATACACCGGGTGGTTGTTGGGCATTATGTAAGATTTATGAAAACACCTGTCACAGGCACTGACATTATGGGATGCCAAATGTTagcattatttttattccctAGTCCCTGCATTCTCCCCTGAAGCTGGCTGACACTTTCTCTGGAAGCTGAGATTGGAGATACCTGAAATTAGGACTGATCTGGACAAAACCAGGACTATAAATTACTAAAAGCTGCACTTGGTACGCAATTATAGACTCTAAAAGAGAGCAAAGGAGGTTTGAGACCTAGAGAGGGATAGTATTTGCCAAAGGCCACACAGCAGATATAAGCAAGTAGACAGCAGACaagcagggagagggaggcaaatgagggtgtggggagaggcaggagctGAGGTATTGAGCTGAATCCAAGGACAGGCAGCAGAGCAAGAAGATCTCCAGCTGACATTGCCCCATTTCCTGCCCAGCAGGGCTTGGCATTTGCCTCACTCTGGAGCTGCTCCTTCTGGGTTTGCAGTCGTTTCCCAGAAATGCTAGGTAAATATCCCTGTTGTTTGCTGAGTAACCAACCCCATAATCAGACAAGGGTCCCAATACAAAGTGCTGCCTCAAGGCTGACTGCTATAGAaataccacccccttcccccagaCACCACCCAAGACAGACGCCTCTACAAGGTCCCCTGCTAGGGCCTTGCTGGGGGCTTTATACCCCACCCCACAGGGTGGTTTTGGTGTATACCATGTTGCTCAAGGCTCAGCTCCTTCTAGCAGCCCCAAGAAAAGTGTGGTATATGGACTATTTTCTGATTGGTACTTTTCTTCCCACAAAAGCCAGGGAAGGTTGCCATTGCAATGTGATAAGGAATCTTACTAATCTTTGAAAAATTTCCTGGGCTGATGTTAACCCCAATCATGGGAAAGCTGGAAGCATTGGGGCCAGTGTATTATGCTACTTGATTTTTTGCTTTAGcttatgttttgtttatatagtTCCCCTCTATCCCCACCTGCCACCTCACTCCCCTTATCCTCAGGAACCAGGACTGTGTCTTCATGGAAGAGGTCTGTCTTCTGTCTGGTTAATTGCAAGTTTGTCACTTTACCTTAAACTCCGGTGTCCaggctctcctcctcctccttagtGTTCATGTATGAACTCCTTTGCTCATCTCCCATGGAGAATCCAATGGCTTAGACATCTACCTGAAATTAGAGGCTTCACTAATTGACTTCTCAAAACTTCCAATTCAAGGATACTCTAAACTTGTGATCTGGGACTCAGTGATGCCAGAATTCTGTATTTCTAAGATTCTGTAACTCATATCTCACTGTGCTAGAATTCTGTGATGCTAAGATTCTGTGAATATGGATTCTATGCATATAgaattttgtggggttttttttgtgtttcattaatTTGTCATTAACATAATGACAACAGCCAAGACTCGCGTGGCTGGGGTTTTCTGTGATTGTTTTCCAGAGGAGGCAAGTCTCGGCTCTAGGCTCTCTTTCCTGAATTCACTGagggcagaaaaaggagatgGCTGAATATGTGAAGGGCAGCACTCCAACCTCCCCCGCATCTCCAGCAGGTAAGATATGCCCAGGGCAGCCCAGTGCCAGACCCCAGCACTCAGTCCACCCACTCCCCCTGAGTCCCTCATTTGGGTTCTAGTACCTGAGGgtagtgtgtgggggggaggaggCTCCTTCGCTTTCACTgagctttctttcctccccagcccaccccagggTCCAGGGAAAGAAACTTTATTGGGAGACTGGCCAGGCCAAATGGGCAGAGAGGGAGGTAGGGTTAAGCACTGGGCAGGGAGCCAGTGGAGGAGCTATGGGAGATTCCCTAGGGAGCTGTGCAGCTTTCCCTGAAGGTGAGGAAGGAACAGAGGCCGGAAGTGGGGATGTGGATAAGGGAACTGGTATGGGTGGGGTGACCAGTATTGCATTGTGGGGTTGGAGCTGGGCTTCCGGCCATTGACTGATTGGTGACAAGGGACCTCCAGCCTGGAGCCCTAGGGGCAGTCCTATCCTTTATCCTTTGACTCAGGTCCTGAGGCCTGAGTCAGATTCCCAGGAAAACCTGGAGGGCAGGAGTTGGGGTTGGGGAACCTGATCCTCCAGGGCTCCTTCCTGGGAGGGTCCAGTGAAGCCAAGAAAGAGGGCAGGACTTTCCAAGGATCACAGTGGGGTTTGGGGCAGAACAAGGATTGGAATTCCGGGCTCTTGCCTGCAGTCCAGAGTTGTTCCCCCCAAATTTCAAAGGTCCCAGTATTACATAATGCTCCCCCAATGGGCTGTTTGGCCAGACTGGGCTAGAGGAGGGACTTACTCCCAGGCCACCTCCCTGGACCTGTCTGGACCCCTCCTCCAGCCATTAGGGCTTGGCTAAAGCTGCCAAACCTGATTTTCCGGTGGCTGCCCTTGGCTGGCTGGTGCAGGAAACCCTTCTCTAGGCATGGACCTCTCAGGCCACAGTGGTCCTCCCCTTCTCCGCCTAATCCCACCCCCTGCTCTTCTCACACCTGTGCTGACCACTTCTTCCACCTGCCTGCCATCTCCCCTGGGCTGCTTACCAAACCCGGTGGTATGGTCCAGtgctgcccctctctgggcctgttttctcatctatagttGAGGAACAAAGGACCACCTCCTGGGGATCAGCTGTGGGTAGGTTCTGAAGGAAAGGAGGACATGAATAGCTGTGGGCCACCTTGATGGTGGGTTGGTACAGTTTTGGGAGCACAGCCTGGGGTGTGAGAAGGAAGCCCTGCTCTGTAGAATTCTGGAGATGTGGTTGTTGGGGTAAAAGATGCAAGAAGGGAGTGTGCCCCTCTGGTTTCCATAGGTGATCTCTATGggagactgaaaaagaaagagaacatcaTCGCAGACTAATTCCCCTTGTTACCAATGTTCAGAGCCCTTGCCACAATTTAGTGCAGTGCCTGTGTGATctgtttaatgtctgtctcccaCCAAGCTGTAATTCCCACCAGGAAGAACTCCCACTGTCTTGCTCACTGCTTTATCTCCAGAACTTGGCACCCtccctggcacatagcaggcactaCTGACTGAGACAGAGTTTCAGATTGAAAAGCAGAAGCAGAGGCACTCCGGGGGCTGGAGACCAGCCAGGTCTGCTCACCTAACCCAGGTCCCTCCTCCAGGCTGCCACACAGCCCAAGCCTCCTCCTCTGGCCTGGAAGCCCAGGATTCTCAGCCCCAGGGTGGGAGAGAGTGAGCTGTACCCAGTTATCCAGGAGGTCACACCTAGACTGAAGTGGTGGGTGTCCTCTGGCTGCCACTGCCTCTGGGAGCAGGGAtggggaggagaggtgggagcctggagggggaggggcagtggagAAGCCATCATTGCAGAGGGAGCTAAAAATAGCCAGAAGAGATGATGTCATCGGGTTCCCACAGCTCAGCACTCCCCtcactcacatacatacacactctcACAGATACAAGTgtggacatacacacacacacacacacacagacacccacacacacacacacacactctgggtTTCAGGGCCACAGGGGCAGGGAAGTCTGGTGAGTGTGTCTGCATATATGTGTGCCTGTCTGTGTGCCAGGGTTTGCATAAGTGTGGTTGCATGTGCCTATATGCTTGTGACTAGGTGCATGCAAGTTTGTGTCTGCGTTAATTTGTAAGGATGTGTTTGTGTTACATATGTCATGGGGGGAGGTCTATGTGTATGAGTGTCAGTGCAAATCTCTGTTTATAGGCATGTACTTGTATGCACGTGTATTTGTTGCATTGTGCATCTGTATGTGAGTCCACTTATATTTACATGTCTGCATGTGTTCATGGATTGTGTCATGTGTCTTTATTATGTGAGGCCCGCTTATAGGCTTTGGGCATTAGCCCAGCCACCTTCCAGCTGAGGGTTAGCAACCCCTGCCCCCATACCTGAGGCACTTCATCCCCCACCCAGCAAGGTCTGAGCATGAAGTGTCAGTGAATTCTctgtccctcccctcctctcaggGTCCCATTCTCTGGCAAGCCTTGGAGTAGATGGACACAgacacatttcattttctccccGTAGGTTTCCTGAACCCCAAGGGCCAGGCCAAAGGTCACAGGGTTCACTCCCACTCCCAACCCTCAGGGAAGGCAGCTTTGAAACTGGAGCCAGATTTGGGGACACACTAACCCATGCATAAAGAGACACATTAGAGACAGGGTCCCTCACAATGTTTCCTGTCACTGAGACACAATGCCATGGAGACACACCCCACAGAAACCCAGTTACACCCGATGACACATGGACGCACACTCAAAAATCCAAATGGAAAATCCCCAGGCCAGAGTGCTTAGCACCCTCCCCACTTTCTGGAATCAAACTCTGTTTTGCCCCACCCGCAAAGGCCAGGCTCAGCTGTGAGTCCTGGAAAACACTGATCTCAGAGAATGGCTGGGGGGGCTGAAGGTGGTACACCCTCCTCAGAAGCAACCCTCTCCTCCTTCAGGCTGCCTCCCATCCCCCTCCTGACCTTCATTCCTCTTAGCAGAGCTGATGGCTCTCTCTGATGCACCCATACCCTCACAAACACACCTTAACACACATAGCCGGCCACAGACGCACACTGGATTGCAAAGGCGCACTCAGCCACATATCCACTTATACTTCCATTGTTCTGGTCTCACACACACGCCCAGACCCACACATACCAGCAGCTACACCTACATACTGACCATCCCAGGGACACAGAGCCACATACACCACACTCCACTCATGGGGTTACATTCAAGTAGTGAAATCTGTCTTTCATCTTATCCTCTTCTGATGTGTGCCTCTACCTCCTTCCCCAAGGACCTGGCTCCCTATACATCCCAAGATGTCTATGGAGATCCTTTTCTCTGTGCAGATGGGAGTGCAAGGCAGGAAGGCACCCTACCTCATAGGGTAGAACAAAAGCTGAAGCCAAAGATGGGGAGATGGTGTGTGTTGCTGACTTTGTCCTATCCTTCCCCTGTCTAACTGTGATCCCTGCTTCTGTTGCTGAAGCCTGTCCCTGCCCTCATACCCTGCAGAGTCAGCTGGAAACACTTCAGAGTGGAATAGGCAGTTGGAGCAGAAATGATTGTACTTGGCTGTATTCACCACCCATGGCCCCTAGGAGATGCAGGTCTGGAGCCAGCCAAGCTTCTGGACTAGTTTCTGGGCATTTCTAGAGGATCAGAAAGCTGCCAGGTTGACAGAAGCGTCTGAGAactgaggagaggaaggagagggaagagtaTGAGAAAGGCAGCAGTCCTGGAAGCTCCACTGCTCTTAGATTCACCCTCTTCCCCAAGCCCTCCACTCCCAGTCAATACATCCTCCATTAAGGCTCTCAGCCTTTAGGATACCTGCCATCAAGACCCCTCCCTCCATATCTTTAGGATGGTGATATTTCACAGAGCGTGTGTCCCCTAGAGTGCCTATGCAGGGCTAAGGTGGGGAAAACTTCAGTGGCCCTGTTTTTCCAACTCCCAAAACTCAGGGCCCTTGGCTAACCTTGTGGTGGAAGGATCCACACACTGGTGCTGAGAGTGTGGGTGTTGTTGATATCCCTGGCCATGGTATCAAGATTGGTGGCTGCAGTGATGGCAGCCGGGCCTTGGGGTTTCTGCCGGTACCTTCTGCGGCTGCACTTGAACATCCTGGGAAACCTGGGCCGAGGCCAGCCTATACCTGGCCTGCGGTGGGGGGAACTTAAGCCCCGGGGCCGAGAAGCACGGACAAGCTGAGAAGGCCCCATGGCACAGAGAGCTTCTGTAGTGTGCCTGTGGGGGCTGCTGGCCAGGGCGGCTGAGGCCTTTATGACATACAGTCTGTGTATGGGTGGGGCTCTTTATTACAGTTCCTGGTCCCCAGCCCCCTCCAATAGGTCAGGCTCTCTCACAGTTCTCTCCTTGAGTCAGTCAAGTCAAGAGTCAGAAAACCTCAGCAAGGCCCTTTAGGAAAATGAACTATGCATAGGGCAAAATCACTCCTTCGCTTTCTCACGCCTCCACATTAACGATAGTaacaatttttattgagcacttactatgtgccaaatatGGTTCTGAATACCttacaaacattatctcatttaatcccacaaCAATCCTACAAGGAGATTCTATCattattcctttttcatataCAGTCAATTCTTCTTATTGATGATAGTTATGTTCTAATAAAGTCACCACTACAAACATTGACTTAGCAAATATTGAGCCAATGTTCCTAGGAGAAATACAGGGTTAGATTCCTACCAGCCTCTGGTCATAACATTTTTGTCACCTGATCGATCAGTACATCTCCTAgtttaatgtgtttttctaaagacacctaatttaaaatatattgttgagTCATTAACATCAAACTCACAGCCAATAGCACTATAACTTGTACCTCAATGACCTTTATATAACACACGTATTTCCTATGTAAGGCACAGCACAGTCTTCTTGTGCTTAgcaacactagacagcacttcaagCATTACATTGGGGGccatttaaaacagcaaaatcatcaacaaaaagCCCCAAAATGCAAAAAACGTGACACTAAATAGACCACAAAAAGAACACTTGTTTACCTTATAAGAGCTGAAATGAGAAGGCAGTATGTCCCCTTGTTCAAGCTCAGCTGAGAACACGCAAGTTGGGCAACTCAAATTTTTTGCAGCTCTGCACATGTCTATGAATAACTGCAAAAGTACCATGAATATTGgtttggggttacaaataaattttagtgagtaggtaaattcacaaatatgtaatCTATGATAAAGAGGATTGACCGtataaggaaattgagacttGAGTGAAGTCACACAATCAGAGACAGGCAGGGATTCGAATCTATGATGACCAAGGTCCAAAGCCCAGACATTATTTAACTCGTGCTACTCTGCTtacattcattcgttcattcattcactcactcactcatccaTTCAGTCAGCACATGTTTACTAACAACTTCATATGTGCTAGAAACTAGGGACATAGATGAACATGACCTGGTTCCAATTCTTGAGATGAAAGAGAAAGCCATGTGGGCAATCagtgcagatggagaaactgctAAATCCCCAGGGGATGTAAGATGTTCCAACCCTGGGTTTATCTTCTTTCTTGTAGGAGACAGGAACATCAATGGCTCTGCCAAGGCTGGCACTGAGTTCTCGTGGAACTTTGAACTTGCCCCTTCTCCCTCTACACCTCACCCccactctccctttccctctaGCCAaacccccttcccagcccctgctTTCTCTGTTCCTGCAAGAGCCAGCTAGGAGACTGTGGGGCCATCATGCTCAAAGGCGCCACACCTCCTGCCCTTCCAGTTTCTACTGTTGCCATCCTCAGTCTTAGAAAATGAACTTGCCCCATCAACTTCTAGCCACTATCCCTATAAGCTCACCTGCCCTTAGCCATCTTTTTACCCAAGTCCCAGACCAAGGCCTCTTTCCCTGCTCTTCTCAGCCCCTCCTGCCTTCTTAGAGATTCCATCAAGGTAGAAGTCTGCTTGGTGGTTAAAACGTAGGCTCTGGCACCGGGCTGACTGGGTTGGATCCTGATGctgccacttacaagctgtgtaaCCATGGCAAgaacttaacctttctgtgcctctgtttccccatatTTAAAAAGGGGATAAAAAGAGAATCTAGACTTACcagtatatatgtaatacatttaaaacatgatCTGTATAAATATTGTGTTATCAGCCcccctctcttcttttctgtcacttcagctgcctcctcccattataaaaacaaaccaaatttagaagtttaaaaatccACTTTGTTCATGCCATACCCCCTCTGGCTCTGACTGTCCTCATTCTGACCTTCTTACTCTGTGGGTCACTCCCTTATGTTccagaatgtggagaaaaatatCCCTTTAAAGCCCTTTAACTAGTCTTATACAGACCAGGAAACAGGCTTAAAACTGAGTCTAAAAAAATGCTCCCAGAGGGGAACATTTGAGCTCTTGCTCTTTGgcatatgtcgtcagtttggcttgaataaacttataaaaattctctctcaaaaaaaaaaaaagaaagagaaagaaaattgcccccagggtcacacagccaataagccACAGAACCAGGATTCGAGCACCTGTTGTAAGTGACTCAAAAGTCAGAACTATCCCAGCACCTCTCCATCAGAAGCGTGGAGAGGCGAGTGTACGCAGCCCTGAAGGATTAATGAAGGCGTGGATTACAGAACCTTAGAACTGGGCAGTGACACTTTTGTGGGACCATAGTGCCACCTGCTGGCAGAAAGGGAAGAGGTGTCCACAGAGAGCTAAGAGAAGAGTGGGGGGAAGACTGAaagaagggtggggagggagaagagtgaGACGGAAagatgaagggaagagaaaggtggGGAATTTGGGGTTTTGTGGATGGAGAAAGACTAGGAGCTGTTTGCTATTCAGAGGAGGCGGCAGGAGCTGCCAAACCTAGgtcatttttttaatagtgtgTGGGTACATGagcgtgtggtgtgtgtgtatgtgtgtgtgtgtgtgagagagagagagagagagagactctaaGTGTGTACCTCAGATGTTGCTCTGTTGTTTGTTAGTTGCTGGGAGTCAGTCCAGAGAGTtcagtgtgcgtgtgtgtgtgtgtgtgtgtgtgtgtgtgtactcataaGCACCAGTAGGtgtttatgtatgtatctgtgtgtgcatatatataggTGGCAGCTTGGGCCGATGTGTGTGCCTGTGAGTACATAGGGTATGCATGAATGTATCTGCAGGTATAGGGTGAAAAGCATATGTGCACCGTTGTGGGGGAGGGCATACAGACGTTCTACGGGACCACCTGCCACACCCTCAGACTTCTCTCCCTTCTCAGGAGGGGCGTTGCCCAAGAGTGCTGTTGCCAGGTGGAGGCCTGCTCCTGTGGCTATGGGGACAGATCTCCAGGCAGCAGGGGGCAGCAGGGGCAAGAGAAGTCCCACTggttggggtggggcaggcagacaGGCAGGCGGGCAGAAGGAGCCTTTAAAACCCCTGCCCCGCCTGCAGGTGAGCAGTGGTGTGTGAAAGCCAGCTCTCGGCTGTCCTGTCCGGCTGTCCGCTGTCTCCCTGCCCGCTGTCTCCCTGCCCACCCACTCAGTGGCAGTTCCCTGGAGCTGTCTATCTCCTCTGGAGCCTCAGCAGAGTCCTCTTTCAGAAGTCACTACCAAGATCCCTGAACAGGTAGGCGATGGCATAGGATAGAGATTACCCTATGAAGTGAATTTAATCTGGAAGCAGGTTTGGGGAGCTGGAAGTGCCATGTGGAGGGTCCTGGAAGAGTCTAGGGTTGGTTTGGAGGGAGGCCCAGGATATATAGGTGCCAGAAAAGGGCATGGAGTGACCTGTAGTGTGGAGGTTGGCCTTGGGGTACCCGTGGAGAAAACTGGGGTGTTAGGATCTCAGAGTGGCAGGTGCTGGTAGAAAGCCTGGGCAGTACAAAGAGGTGGGGCTGTTAGGATGGACGTGGAAAAAGTACTGAGGTGTCAGAAGCCAGATGCAGGGGGAAGCTTTGTGATAGATGAGTCCAGGATGCTGGAGTCTGGTATGTCAGGGTCCAatgccagggccagggccagccaGGGCAGGAAAAAAGTCCTAACTCACACATGTCTGCCTCCTAGGAGCCACCATGCAGTGTTATAGCTTCATTAAGACCATGAtgatcttcttcaattttctcatctttgtaaGTATGGGGGTGGTGGGCTCCTTGGGGTTCCCTACAGCAGTGGGTCACCACCTGAGCAGAGCCCAAGCTGGGGAATAGCAGACTGCTGTGCCCAGACTCTAGCTTGGATATTTCCCCTTATGATGGGGTACAGAAGTCTCCTCAGATGTTGAGTCCTTGTCCAAGTAGCATCCTGGCTGCCACACAAGTTGGAGTAGAGAAACTTAGGGGCATCTCCTCCCTTCCAGGAAGCTTCAACCCAGACTtagagcagggcagggcagacaAACAGGAATGATTCTCCCCTTTTTATAGGCATTGGAGGCTCGATGAGGGAAAGGGGTTTGTTCTAGGTCACCTAGTATGGAAGAAAATTCAGGCCTCTCTATGATGGGGATCTGAAAGGAGATAAGACCCAGAGACCTTATGGTCTAAGACTCAGTG
Coding sequences within:
- the P3R3URF gene encoding P3R3URF protein, translated to MGPSQLVRASRPRGLSSPHRRPGIGWPRPRFPRMFKCSRRRYRQKPQGPAAITAATNLDTMARDINNTHTLSTSVWILPPQVLRRFCQPGSFLIL